From one Paenibacillus sp. FSL K6-1330 genomic stretch:
- a CDS encoding GNAT family N-acetyltransferase: MNKAEASLPILTDRLMIRRLTRDDFEHIYALCLQADTNDWPSGWKMNKQQASDFLDWQISKYETFNVVSDAVYFAVVTRDDSIFVGHCHVGVIEELSETEIGYGISKHFRGFGYATEVAIALTQWALNTFNIHYVIATIVDDNPHSLKVIEKAGFINYGKKQLESVGEQMEYNYFRYYNPSYENRYLNVPQ, translated from the coding sequence ATGAATAAAGCAGAAGCCTCATTACCTATACTGACTGATCGTCTAATGATAAGAAGACTTACGAGAGATGATTTCGAACATATTTACGCTCTTTGTTTACAAGCTGATACAAATGATTGGCCTTCAGGATGGAAAATGAATAAACAACAAGCTTCAGACTTTTTGGATTGGCAGATAAGTAAATACGAAACTTTTAATGTTGTATCTGATGCGGTTTATTTTGCAGTGGTAACAAGGGATGATTCTATTTTTGTAGGGCATTGTCATGTCGGAGTAATTGAGGAGCTCTCTGAAACTGAAATTGGCTATGGTATTTCCAAACATTTTAGAGGTTTTGGGTATGCCACTGAGGTTGCAATAGCCTTAACCCAATGGGCTCTCAACACATTTAATATTCACTATGTAATAGCGACAATTGTGGACGATAATCCCCACTCGTTAAAAGTGATTGAGAAAGCTGGTTTCATAAACTACGGAAAGAAACAACTCGAATCCGTGGGTGAACAAATGGAATATAACTATTTTAGATATTACAATCCAAGTTATGAAAACAGATATCTGAATGTACCTCAATGA
- a CDS encoding GNAT family N-acetyltransferase has translation MIRRAEQSDLVQIAQLSLEWEQEDITYGLVANTNETLNSYLGGYFWVVSDGNRIIGYAYGQLKSNPGFSVFDKDEQKYFELEEIYIVREYRGRGKGKTLIQTIIDELEQDGIKRILVSSANKNWKEVFEYYLKNGFNMWTITMTR, from the coding sequence ATGATAAGAAGAGCAGAACAATCAGATCTAGTTCAAATAGCACAATTGTCTCTCGAGTGGGAGCAAGAAGATATCACTTATGGACTTGTTGCTAATACAAATGAAACATTAAATAGCTATTTAGGTGGCTATTTCTGGGTAGTGAGTGATGGAAATAGAATAATCGGATATGCTTATGGTCAATTGAAAAGCAACCCCGGTTTCTCTGTATTTGATAAAGATGAACAAAAGTATTTTGAATTAGAAGAAATCTATATTGTTAGAGAGTATCGAGGAAGAGGTAAAGGAAAAACTTTAATCCAGACAATAATTGACGAACTTGAACAAGATGGAATCAAAAGAATATTAGTAAGTTCGGCAAACAAAAACTGGAAGGAAGTATTTGAATACTATTTAAAGAATGGATTTAATATGTGGACAATAACAATGACAAGATAA
- a CDS encoding putative holin-like toxin, translating into MEVKDALSLMFMFGMFILALLTYMKKK; encoded by the coding sequence ATGGAGGTCAAAGATGCACTTTCCTTAATGTTCATGTTCGGCATGTTCATTCTGGCATTGCTCACCTACATGAAAAAGAAATAG
- a CDS encoding serine hydrolase domain-containing protein: MKKILSKTGTSTVCVILLIVIITTIVCWDELGSLVRTGSYDNTDNMVKTIMSKTATPGVAAVMLKQGKTEYKNYGYADVKNKKRVTEESLFELGSTTKAFTALAVILLENEEYLSYSDSITDYIPTFEPTIKGEKVNIMIHQLLAHTSGIPPWSIRLIPEGTTEDMLEKTIHNVSDIALDTYPGTAYNYATVNYDILAMIIEKVTGKRYQDYMTENILVPLGMTDSYFSTGKEKESDKLTKGYRVFFGRSLEYDAPRYYGNIAAGYLVTNSKDLERWINAQMGIGDIPDNLLKAIQQSHQVDIKMAGYEGENQYYSFGWSIDTRNRVVSHNGSNPNYSSQVLIDLEKQQAIFVLANLNSTAPSLIANNIYENMNENHMNKFNYDDVYLLIDLVFSFLVIIAVVILCVQAIKLVRGIQLNIKDEKTRFRKMTGSSIALILSIMLLVLVMIWPYILDYNYLMIRVWMSYSIFIWMGVTSINCILTIIINIKKIGIIRSSL, translated from the coding sequence ATGAAGAAAATACTAAGTAAAACAGGCACATCAACAGTATGTGTCATCCTACTTATCGTGATAATTACTACTATAGTTTGTTGGGATGAACTTGGGAGTTTAGTAAGGACAGGGAGTTATGATAATACGGATAATATGGTGAAAACCATAATGTCCAAAACGGCCACTCCAGGAGTAGCAGCGGTAATGTTAAAGCAGGGCAAGACAGAATATAAGAATTACGGATATGCAGATGTTAAAAATAAGAAGAGGGTAACTGAAGAATCATTGTTTGAATTGGGATCGACTACAAAGGCATTTACGGCTTTGGCCGTTATTTTATTAGAAAATGAGGAATACTTATCTTACTCAGATTCTATTACAGATTATATTCCTACGTTTGAGCCAACCATTAAGGGTGAGAAAGTTAATATTATGATTCATCAGTTGTTAGCTCATACAAGTGGAATTCCACCTTGGAGTATTCGGTTAATTCCTGAAGGTACCACGGAGGATATGCTTGAAAAAACGATACATAATGTGTCAGACATTGCATTAGATACGTATCCTGGGACAGCATATAATTATGCAACAGTTAATTATGATATTTTAGCGATGATTATTGAAAAAGTTACAGGCAAACGTTATCAGGATTACATGACTGAAAACATACTGGTTCCTTTAGGAATGACTGATAGTTATTTTTCAACAGGTAAGGAAAAGGAATCTGATAAACTTACCAAAGGATATCGTGTATTTTTTGGAAGGAGCCTAGAATATGATGCCCCTAGATATTATGGGAATATCGCTGCAGGATATTTGGTAACGAATTCAAAAGATTTAGAACGCTGGATTAATGCACAAATGGGGATAGGCGATATACCAGATAATTTATTGAAAGCGATACAACAATCTCATCAAGTCGACATCAAAATGGCGGGATACGAAGGTGAAAATCAATACTATTCATTCGGATGGAGTATTGATACGAGAAATAGAGTTGTTAGTCATAATGGATCAAATCCTAATTACTCCTCACAGGTTCTTATTGATTTAGAAAAGCAGCAAGCCATTTTTGTTCTGGCTAATTTGAATTCAACTGCACCATCGCTAATTGCTAATAATATTTATGAGAATATGAATGAAAATCATATGAATAAATTTAATTATGATGACGTGTACCTATTAATTGATTTAGTATTTTCATTCTTAGTAATAATAGCCGTGGTTATCTTATGTGTCCAAGCAATTAAACTCGTTAGAGGAATACAACTAAATATTAAAGATGAAAAGACAAGGTTCAGAAAAATGACAGGAAGTAGTATCGCACTAATCTTAAGCATTATGCTTTTGGTATTGGTAATGATCTGGCCTTATATATTAGATTATAATTATTTAATGATAAGGGTGTGGATGTCGTATTC